Genomic segment of Gloeocapsa sp. PCC 7428:
ACACAACTACTGCAAGCAGGAGACGTGATTGATTTAGGCGATCGCGCTTTTGAAATTTTACACCTGCCTGGACACTCTCCTGGATGCATTGCCTTATACGATCCATTTAGCCAAGAACTCTTTTCCGGCGATATTATTTACGACGGCGACTTACTCGATCAACTTCCTGGTAGCGATATTTCCGCTTACATTGCATCTTACGAATACCTACAGCACTTACCCGTAGAAATCGTCTACCCTGGACACTATCATATGTTCGGAGAACAACGAATGCAAGAACTTATTGCCGATTACCTCGACGCTAAACGTCAACCAGGTTGCCCTTCAAAAAATTTTAGCCTTAATACTCAAGAAATCGTTAAGCAACACACGCGTAGAAGTGGTAGCTAAACACTAATTAAACCTGTTCTCGAAACTGATCCAGACCATTGAGGATCAATTCAAGTCCGAACTCGAAGTCATGAATACCGTCATAACGACCTTCAATGACGTGATGTGTAAGCTGATTGAGGTAAGGGTACTGATCCGCAGGGATGAATGAAACGAAGTTTTTCGCGACCTCTGCATACTCTGTCGCTGCGAGGGGAAAGTTCAATTCCTGAAGCGTAAATCCATAAATATGGCTATCGATCGCATTCCACGCTCGATCTGCCATCTCAAACGAAAAGCCTGCTTTGTGTAGACAACCCAACGTCGCATCTACATAGCGCAACATTGCTGAACCTGTATTCATCTGTGACATTAACGCCATCGTTGCCCAAGGATGACGCAACAGCACTTCGTGAGCCGAGATCGCCCGTCGCCGCATTGCTGTTTTCCAGTCAGTTTCAAGGCTAGGCACTTCAATTTCGCTCACTACAATATCAACGATGCCACATAAGATATCGTCCTTATTGGTCACGTGATTATACAGTGACATCGCCTTGACGCCCAATTTCTGAGCCAGCTTCCGCATAGAGAGTGATTCAACGCCTTCCTCGTCAGCTAGGCGCATAGCCGCGTGCAGCACTTTTTCCCGACTTATTGGGGTTGGGGGAGGTGTATGAGAACTTTTTTTAGCCATCTAATCGGATCAATTCTTAACGCACAGAACAAGCAAATTCTAGGGTTTGAGTTTGCTTTTCATCTTGACAAACTTACGGCGTAAGTTAAACTTACAGTGTAAGTCAGAATGTTGAAGGTCATGAAAACATCGAGTACCCCCATCCCCGTACCAGGGGACAACAAAAATGACAAAATGAAAGCGATCGTCCAAACCAAATACGGTTCACCAGAGGTGTTGAGTCTGCAAGAAGTTGACAAGCCGGTTGTGCCAGACAATGGCGTACTGGTGCGGGTTCATGCTGCGTCTGTCAATGCTGGCGACTGGCATCTGATGCGAGGAACTCCATTCTTCATGCGCTTGATGTTTGGGGGATTCCTCAAGCCAAAAATCAAGATCATCGGTTTTGATATAGCAGGACAAGTTGAAGCCGTTGGTAAAGATGTCACGCAGTTTAAGCCTGGTGATGAAGTCTTTGGAGACTTGTCTGAGTGTGGTTTCGGTGCATTCGCCGAGTACGTTTGTGCAACAGAAACTGCATTAGTGCTAAAGCCGAGTGCCACGCCATTTGAAGCAGCTGCAACTGTTCCTGGGGCAGCCCTTACCGCTTTGCAGGGTTTGCGAGATGTAGGTGAGATTCAGTCAGGGCAGAAGGTGTTAATTGCTGGTGCATCCGGCGGTGTGGGTTCTTTCGCAGTGCAGATTGCTAAGGCATTGGGCGCTGAGGTGACTGCTGTATGCAGCACAAAAAAAATGAATATGGTGCGATCGCTGGGTGCAGATCTCGTGATTGACTACACTCAAACAGATGTCACCCAAAATGAGCAGCGTTATGACCTAATATTTGATGCGGCAGCGTACCGTTCAGTTTTTGACTACTTGCCAATATTGACTCCTGAGGGAACCTACGTCATGGTTGGCGGATCTATCGCTCGATTTTTCCAAGTAATGCTTCTTGGATCTGGGATTTCGAGAATCAGCCGCCGCAAGGTAAAATGTCTAGCTGTAAAACCTAATCAAAAGGATCTCGTCACATTGAGAGAGTTGATGGTAGCAGGCAAGATCGTCCCCTTTATCGATCGATACTACGACTTGAGTGAAGTCCCTGCCGCAATTCGCCACCTTGAACACAGACAAGTGATGGGAAAAGTTGCTATTCGTGTTTGATATGCAGCTTATTAGTTTGTATTTCTCATTACAAAACAAAATTCTCTCTCACCTATACTTGTTATAATATGTACAAGTCACGCGCCTTGTTATGGGATCTACCATTGCAATCAAAGCCAAATCAGTTGACGCCTCTTACTATTTGCATCATAAAAAGCATCTGTGGAATGCGATCGCAATTACTTATGCTTTAGGTAGTTACAGCGGCGCGATCGCGCTGTTCCTTGCAAATTTTTGGCTCAATGCCTTAGGAGTTGTACTACTTACCCATAGCCTGATTATTTCAGCATATCTCTCTCATGAGTTTATGCACGGCACAATCTTTACTGAGCGCAAGTGGAACGCCATAGTTGGTAATATCATGCTTTGGCTTAATGGTGGCTGCTATGCTCGATTCAAAGATTTAACTCAAGATCATATTGCTCATCACATCAATCGCGTAGACTTTGCCTCTTTTAATTTACCAAGCTGGATGCATCAACTTCCTGCACCTATTTGCCGTGTAACTTTAGCTTTAGAATGGTTGCATTTTCCGATTATTTCCTTGATCTTCCAATGGCGCAGTATTTTAGCCCCTTTTTGGGAACCCCGACGACAAGATGAACAAAAACGTGTCATTACGATACTTATTTTACGCAGTTTGTTATTAATAGCATTAGCCTTGCTTTCTCTTAAAGCTGTGGCACTTTATTTTCTCAGTTACATTGGCATGATTATTGTGCTGCGATTTGTTGATGCTTTTCAGCATACTTATGAAGCGATTCCTGTCGGTTCGCCGTTACCGAAACGAGATTACACCTACGAACAAACCAACACATTTTCTAACGTGATTTCGCAACGTTACTGGTGGCTGAACTTGTTACTTTTAAACTTTGGCTATCACAACGCACATCACGAACTGATGAAATGTCCTTGGCATAGTTTACACGAACTTGACCGCGAGATATTTACAGGCGAAGAAGTTCACTACGTTACGCTACCGCAATTATTAGGAAACTACCATCGCTTTCGGATAGCGCGAATTTTCTCGGATCAAGGGACTGCAATTGATGAACAGGGTAACTTGCAATTAGAGACGTTTTATGGTGCGATCGGTGTGTCGTTCTTAGTGAAGTTTTAATTTCATGCAATTACCTGAAGCTTTAGAAAACGTTTTTGCGGATAATAGCGAACCTGATGCAATTTTTAATGCATTGCTACCTGCATTATGTAATGTATTGCAAACAGATCGGTGCTTTCTGTATCTGCGCAATCCGCACAATCAAAAGGGGAAAGTAGCATACTGCTGGCGACGCAGTGAGGAAATTCCTGATGTCATAGATTCAGAATGGAGTAGAGAACCTGAATCACTCGCCGCAGAAGATCCGTTATTCTCCGCAGCGTTACAAGCTAAACCTTCTGTGTATGTAGAAGATGTTGAAACAGCAAATCCAGAAGTTGTTAATTTAGGATTTGAACGCAAACATTTTGGTCATCGTGCATTAATTCACGCTCACTTGTGCGAAGATGATTTATTGTGGGGAATTTTGCAACCGTGTATTTTTGGTAAACCTAGAGTTTGGAGTGAGAGCGATCGCGCTATTATTACAGAACTAGAACAACGATTGACACCGCTAGCAATCACTTATGTCAAGACTGTAGGGATGTAATTTTTAACAATTGCGCAAACAGTGCATTACTTCGCGTTTGATTGTGGTGAATTCCGAAGTTAACTTCATTTCAACATCGCGATTTTGCGGTAAATTGACAACGATTTCTTGTTTGATTTCTCCTGGATGCGCACTCATCACAAAAACACGCTGCGATAAAAAGACAGCTTCTTCAACATCGTGCGTAATCATCCAAATTGTCGTACGCGTTTGTTGCCACAAATCGAGTAAAAATTGCTGCATTTGCTCTTTGGTTTGAGCATCTAATGCACCAAAAGGTTCATCCATTAATAATACATCAGGTTCATTCGCTAAAGCACGCGCGATGGCCACTCGTTGTTTCATTCCCCCTGATAATTGCTTAGGATACGCTTTGGCAAATCGAGTTAATCCCACAACGTCTAAAAAGTAAGCGATGCGTTCGTTGCGTTGTTTTGGAGGAAGCGATCGCAGTCGCGAACCAAAGCCGATATTACCAGCGACAGTTAGCCAAGGGTACAAAGTGTAATTTTGAAATACCATACCGCGATCGGGTCCTGGACCAAGCACAATTTCACCATCAACTTTGACTTCGCCTAACGTCGGTTGCATTAATCCGGCAATAATATTAATTAACGTTGATTTACCGCAACCAGAAGCCCCGACAACACAAACAAACTCGCTTGCGTATAACTGAAAATTAATGTTTTGTAAAACTGCGAACGATTTACCTTGACTTGGAAAACTTTTGCTTAAATGACTAACTTCTAACTTTGGTTGTTTGCTGCGATCGCCAGCTTGTGTTGTATAAGTTTCTAGCGAAATTCGAGTCATTACATTTATTTATCAGTGCAAGTCGGAAATACTTTTTATCTAAGCAAATAACAAAGTAATAAACTGTTAATTAAGATACAATGCTGTCGGTTGAATAACAAGCATAATTTTCTCGAATCTTATTAATTTAGCTCACAGCTTCATTTTGTAATGACTCAAGTATTTCCTCACTCCCGCAAAAGGTATCTTCCACCTTCGACGTTTTGGAGTTTGCGTCAAGGATTTCCGCAATGGTTGCGTCTTTTGCTATCAGCGATCGCCTTAGCTTTACCATTATTATTATGGGCATTAATTAGTTACAGCGGATTAACAACTCCTGTCTTTCTGCCAACACCTACAGCGGTAATTGATGCCGGAATTCGGATGTTTACCGAAGAAGATTTACACTTAGATATTATTGCAAGTAGTTTGCGCGTTGCGGCGGGGTTTCTTGTGGCTGCGTTCGTCGGTGTACCTATTGGAATTTTAATGGGAACTTTTTATAGCATGGAAAGCTTATTTAGTCCAATTGTTGGTACAGTTCGTTATATGCCGGTTGTGGCATTTGTGCCTTTAATTATTATTTGGGTTGGTTTAGGTGAAGCGGCAAAAGTTCTCATTATTTTTCTCGGAGTTGTTCTTTATAATGCAATGATGGTTGCGGATGCGGTGAAATTTATTCCGGATGAAATGCTTAATGTTGCTTATACTTTAGGTTCTAATCGCCGAGAAGTGTTATTTCGCGTGATCATTCCTGCAACGTTTCCGAGTGTTTTAGATACATTGCGTGTTAATATTTCTGGAGCGTGGAATTATTTAGTTATTGCTGAATTAATTGCTTCGCAAAATGGCTTAGGACATCGCATTGTACAATCGCAGCGTTTCTTACAAACTGACAAAGTTTTATTTGCGATCGCCATCATTGGAGTTATCGGTTTACTCATTGATTACAGCTTGAAATTACTTTCTAAAGCTTTAACACCTTGGGCAGATCAAACGCGTAGCTAAGTGATGACTTTCTTCTCAAATACTATGAAGCAACTAAATCAATCAAAAACAGCATTAATTTGCGTCGATATGCAAACGGGCGTATTTACTGGTGAAGGAAATCTACCGCACGTTGGCGCATTAGAAGTTCTTCCCAAAGCGAAAAAAGTTTTAGCAGCAGCGCGAGAAGCCAAAATACCAATCGTTCACTTTCAAGAAGTCCATCGTAAAGAAATGGTAGACTTTGGTAGAGAATTAGATGGTGCTGAACCTGTGCATTGTTTAGAAACTTGGGCTAGCACCAACTACTATTGGGAACTCGCACCGATTGATGGTGAGTTTGCTATTGCTAAAAGACGTTACAGTTGCTTTTTTGGAACAGATTTAGAAATTCTCCTACGTGGGTTGAAGGTTGATACTGTTGTGTTAATGGGGATGATGACAAATGTTTGCGTTCATTACACCGCAGTTGATGCGCATCAACGCGACTATCACTTTCATGTTATAGAAGATTGTTGCGCTGGTTCAGATTGGGATGCACATTGGGCGGCTTTAACAGCAATGGAATATTTACAAACAGGTGCGCGTATTTTCCATACTGATTTTATTGCCACTTTGCATCCCGTAGCAGTTAAGTGAAGCGTATGTTGTTTATGCTTGCACTTCTCGCAAAAACCTT
This window contains:
- a CDS encoding fatty acid desaturase gives rise to the protein MGSTIAIKAKSVDASYYLHHKKHLWNAIAITYALGSYSGAIALFLANFWLNALGVVLLTHSLIISAYLSHEFMHGTIFTERKWNAIVGNIMLWLNGGCYARFKDLTQDHIAHHINRVDFASFNLPSWMHQLPAPICRVTLALEWLHFPIISLIFQWRSILAPFWEPRRQDEQKRVITILILRSLLLIALALLSLKAVALYFLSYIGMIIVLRFVDAFQHTYEAIPVGSPLPKRDYTYEQTNTFSNVISQRYWWLNLLLLNFGYHNAHHELMKCPWHSLHELDREIFTGEEVHYVTLPQLLGNYHRFRIARIFSDQGTAIDEQGNLQLETFYGAIGVSFLVKF
- a CDS encoding TetR/AcrR family transcriptional regulator — translated: MAKKSSHTPPPTPISREKVLHAAMRLADEEGVESLSMRKLAQKLGVKAMSLYNHVTNKDDILCGIVDIVVSEIEVPSLETDWKTAMRRRAISAHEVLLRHPWATMALMSQMNTGSAMLRYVDATLGCLHKAGFSFEMADRAWNAIDSHIYGFTLQELNFPLAATEYAEVAKNFVSFIPADQYPYLNQLTHHVIEGRYDGIHDFEFGLELILNGLDQFREQV
- a CDS encoding ABC transporter permease yields the protein MTQVFPHSRKRYLPPSTFWSLRQGFPQWLRLLLSAIALALPLLLWALISYSGLTTPVFLPTPTAVIDAGIRMFTEEDLHLDIIASSLRVAAGFLVAAFVGVPIGILMGTFYSMESLFSPIVGTVRYMPVVAFVPLIIIWVGLGEAAKVLIIFLGVVLYNAMMVADAVKFIPDEMLNVAYTLGSNRREVLFRVIIPATFPSVLDTLRVNISGAWNYLVIAELIASQNGLGHRIVQSQRFLQTDKVLFAIAIIGVIGLLIDYSLKLLSKALTPWADQTRS
- a CDS encoding GAF domain-containing protein, with the protein product MQLPEALENVFADNSEPDAIFNALLPALCNVLQTDRCFLYLRNPHNQKGKVAYCWRRSEEIPDVIDSEWSREPESLAAEDPLFSAALQAKPSVYVEDVETANPEVVNLGFERKHFGHRALIHAHLCEDDLLWGILQPCIFGKPRVWSESDRAIITELEQRLTPLAITYVKTVGM
- a CDS encoding ABC transporter ATP-binding protein encodes the protein MTRISLETYTTQAGDRSKQPKLEVSHLSKSFPSQGKSFAVLQNINFQLYASEFVCVVGASGCGKSTLINIIAGLMQPTLGEVKVDGEIVLGPGPDRGMVFQNYTLYPWLTVAGNIGFGSRLRSLPPKQRNERIAYFLDVVGLTRFAKAYPKQLSGGMKQRVAIARALANEPDVLLMDEPFGALDAQTKEQMQQFLLDLWQQTRTTIWMITHDVEEAVFLSQRVFVMSAHPGEIKQEIVVNLPQNRDVEMKLTSEFTTIKREVMHCLRNC
- a CDS encoding cysteine hydrolase family protein, with the protein product MKQLNQSKTALICVDMQTGVFTGEGNLPHVGALEVLPKAKKVLAAAREAKIPIVHFQEVHRKEMVDFGRELDGAEPVHCLETWASTNYYWELAPIDGEFAIAKRRYSCFFGTDLEILLRGLKVDTVVLMGMMTNVCVHYTAVDAHQRDYHFHVIEDCCAGSDWDAHWAALTAMEYLQTGARIFHTDFIATLHPVAVK
- a CDS encoding NAD(P)-dependent alcohol dehydrogenase, translated to MKTSSTPIPVPGDNKNDKMKAIVQTKYGSPEVLSLQEVDKPVVPDNGVLVRVHAASVNAGDWHLMRGTPFFMRLMFGGFLKPKIKIIGFDIAGQVEAVGKDVTQFKPGDEVFGDLSECGFGAFAEYVCATETALVLKPSATPFEAAATVPGAALTALQGLRDVGEIQSGQKVLIAGASGGVGSFAVQIAKALGAEVTAVCSTKKMNMVRSLGADLVIDYTQTDVTQNEQRYDLIFDAAAYRSVFDYLPILTPEGTYVMVGGSIARFFQVMLLGSGISRISRRKVKCLAVKPNQKDLVTLRELMVAGKIVPFIDRYYDLSEVPAAIRHLEHRQVMGKVAIRV